A single window of Salvia splendens isolate huo1 chromosome 6, SspV2, whole genome shotgun sequence DNA harbors:
- the LOC121806647 gene encoding protein LNK4-like: MEWYYGRGDEDVTVPEDEEGLRSWGDRWPSWVGNCSSSSEVEQLHHPILSSQQSDGWDVHLKDLPKIQEADDIFFDSLFKVGEGSENIAQTSSWNDVMTFDFGDHVQDTTNDVSSAPHFSHQQELEAEIRMFEQQSDQCEDTNEYISMDESALLELQNLTQQLAETTRVCFRDSLYRLAENSRYQTECSQNGKQDMYNCKSISRSGPSRSHESHSEDMKSIDRTVATLLFTAMQLCNSTSATPDLDNKANSYWCDPCSSALSLPGGDGEVPTFD; the protein is encoded by the exons ATGGAGTGGTACTATGGCAGAGGCGACGAAGATGTGACAGTGCCGGAAGATGAGGAGGGGCTTCGATCATGGGGCGATAGGTGGCCTTCGTGGGTTGGAAACTGCAGCTCATCGTCAGAGGTGGAGCAACTCCACCACCCCATCTTGTCTAGCCAGCAGAGTGATGGTTGGGATGTTCATCTCAAGGATCTTCCCAAAATTCAAGAGGCTGATGACATTTTCTT TGATTCGCTTTTCAAAGTGGGCGAGGGGTCTGAGAATATCGCGCAAACCTCAAGCTGGAACGACGTGATGACCTTTGATTTTGGTGATCATGTCCAGGACACTACTAACGACGTTTCAAGTGCACCCCATTTTTCACACCAACAG GAACTGGAGGCTGAAATTCGCATGTTCGAACAGCAATCTGATCAATGTGAAGATACGAATGAGTATATATCCATGGACGAATCTGCGTTGCTGGAGCTACAGAATTTGACTCAGCAG TTGGCCGAGACGACCAGAGTTTGCTTTCGCGATTCTCTGTACCGCCTGGCAGAGAACTCGAGATACCAGACAGAATGCAGTCAGAATGGGAAACAAGACATGTACAACTGCAAATCAATTTCTAGATCTGGACCATCCAG GTCTCATGAATCCCACTCTGAGGACATGAAATCCATCGACAGAACAGTTGCTACGCTCTTGTTCACCGCGATGCAGTTGTGCAATTCAACTTCAGCAACGCCAGATCTCGATAACAAGGCCAACTCGTATTGGTGCGATCCATGCTCCTCAGCTCTGTCTCTGCCAGGAGGTGACGGTGAGGTCCCGACATTCGATTAG
- the LOC121809078 gene encoding basic blue protein-like, producing the protein MEGIKILKLSIFMIHLLLLDFGVCEVYRVGDGSGWNSGTGTNFLSWSQKYNFTVGDVLVFKYSKAQHNVKEVTDATYRSCNASNGVIAIYESGNDEIRLTDAKKYNFICDKDSHCIGGMRFSATVLEASTSNNTTPTGAPAPPSSAVSINSNVVHNIGVAALPLIFML; encoded by the exons ATGGAAGGAATCAAAATACTAAAGCTTTCAATATTTATGATCCATCTCTTGTTACTTGATTTTGGTGTTTGTGAAGTGTATAGAGTTGGTGATGGAAGTGGATGGAACTCAGGCACGGGGACTAATTTCCTCAGTTGGTCTCAAAAATACAATTTTACTGTTGGAGATGTGCTAG TGTTTAAGTACTCGAAAGCGCAACACAACGTGAAAGAAGTAACCGATGCAACCTACAGATCGTGCAACGCCAGCAACGGTGTAATCGCCATTTACGAGAGTGGCAACGACGAAATTAGGCTGACCGACGCAAAGAAGTACAATTTCATCTGCGACAAAGACAGCCACTGCATCGGCGGCATGAGATTTTCCGCCACTGTTCTAGAAGCTTCTACAAGCAACAACACAACCCCCACGGGGGCGCCAGCGCCCCCGAGTTCTGCTGTCTCGATAAATAGCAACGTGGTTCACAATATCGGAGTGGCGGCTTTGCCTCTCATATTCATGCTTTAA